The Stenotrophomonas maltophilia genome segment TTGATGCCGGCCTGCAGGTAGAAGGTCTGCAACAGCCGCTCGCCGTCGAACACATCGACGCGGGCGTCGCGTGCCAGCAGCACCGTCAGCGGCGAGGCCTGAACGGCGGCATCGGTGTCCACATAGGCCTGGGTGGTGCCCACGCGCGCGCCCTGGAAGCGGTCCAGCGGCAGCATGCTGAAACTGAAGGTGCCGCCCTGCGGACTGGACAGGTTGCGGCGGTCCATGCGACCGGCCTGCAGGTAGTGCGCCGGCCCCAGGTCATGGCGGTAATAGACGTTGTCGAACTGGAAGTCGTCGTCGCTTCGGCTGCGGTAGCGTTGCTGGGTGTAGTACCACTCGGCGGACAGATGACCGCGGTCGAACAGGCCCAGCGTGCCCACGCCGCGCGCGGACAGCGTCTGGTAGTCGCGACCGCCGCTGACGTTGAGCGTCTGCTGGTGCAGGAAGGCGTTCTCGGCATTGGCCGTGACCTTGTGGTAACGCTCAGCCGCCGGCTCACCGGGAATCCACTGCCGCGCCACGAACAGGCGCACCGCGCCCTCGCCTTCGTCGTACAGCGCGCGTACGGCGGCGGGGTCCTCCGGCGGGTCAAGATAGCCGCAACCGGCCGTGGCGCCGCCGAAGCGGCAGGCCAGGTGGCTATTGCGCGGCAGCGGCTGCGACAACGCCGGTAGCAACGCTGCCTGTGCTTCGGCAGGCAGGTCCAGCACCTGCAGCACGCGTGCAGGATCTTCCAGCTGCACGTGCTCCAGGGTCACGCGCACCGGTGACAGCCCGGCCGAGCGGCCAAACAGCTGGATGTCGAGTTGTTCGGTCTGGCCATCGACCAGATCTTCGAAACCGGCGGGCACGCCGCGGGCCGCCACCAGGGGAGCAACCATTGCCAGGGCGAGCGCGACCGCCAGCCGGGTGACGGCGGGGGCGTGTGGGGTCATGGGGGGTACCGCTGGAGAAGCGGCCGGCCCGGCGTGCGGGCCGGCGCGGGGATTACGGCGTGGTGGCCTTCTGGTTCAACACGACGTTGACGATGCCGGCGTAGCGGCCCTTGGTGGCAATCGGCGTCGGCGTGGTCTGGGCAATGGTCAACGGCATCGAAATCGAGGCGCCCGGGGTAGAGCCGGCACCGGTGAACAGATCGGCCGCCTTGTACTCGATGGCAGTGGCGCTCAGTGCGCGGTTGTTGAGGCTGATGGTCATCGGCACGGTGACGGCGCCGGTCTCGTTGGCCAGGACGAATGCACCGTCGATGCGTGCCTCGATATCGGCGGTTTCATCGTTGGAGTGAATGCGGACGCGCTGGGTGTCCGGGATCAGACCGCGCAGCGGATCGTGGGTCAGGGTGACGGCGTCCGGCAGCGGCGTGCCGTCATCGCGCAGCAGTGCCAGGGTCGGGTCGACGTCGGCGTAGACGGTGATCTTGGTTTCCAGCGCGTGCGCGGACAGCGAAGCAGTGGCCAGCGCTGCAGCGAGCGCGGCCTTCTTGAGAATGGCGTGCATGGGTGTCTCTCTCGGACAGGGGGAATATGAAAGCCCCCCTCCCCTAAGGAGAAAGGGAGGGAGGCGCCGCCCGCAGAGGTGGTTGCGGGCGACGGAGAGAATGTTAGAAATGCGCTGCCATGCAGGCCATTCAAGCATTCCTAAAACGCGGGAGGTTAAGAAGAATTCTTGAAGACGCTCAATGTTTGAGGGTTATGCAAACTCCCTCACTGCTTGAATGCAATAAACCTCATTGCCTTGGGTTTGTAGAGTCGACTGTTAGTTGTGATCTCTCTGTACGTTGTTCATCCGGGACATCTTTGGAAAATGGTGGTTACCACACCTCTCCAGACCCCAAAGAGCCCGGATGAACCACCATAAAAATGCCCGTTTGACCGTCCATAGTCGAGCACTTCTTATTCGCCGCATCCTCCACGAGGGCCTGCGCCCAGAGGAAGCAGCCCAAGCATGCGGCGTAAGTGTGCGTACGGCCTACAAATGGCTGGCCCGATTCCGCCAGTTCGGGGCACCGGGGCTGGAAAACCGCAGCTCACGGCCTCACCAGACGCCGCATGCCACACCTGCTCCGGTAATCGAGCAAATCAAGGAGCACGCCGTAAACGGCAGACCTACCTGACCATCTCCAAGGCGCTGGGGGTCGGCCACAGTACGATTTCAAGGCTGATGCGTGCCCACGGCCTCAATCGGCTGTGTCGGCTTGAACCGCCCAAGGAGGTCATCCGATACGAATACGATCAGCCCGGAGGGCTGCTGCACCTGGACATCAAGAAGCTGGGCAACTTCCAGCGGCCAGGGCACAGAACCGATGCCAAACGTCGGGGAAACGCCGCTGGCGGTGGCTGGGGCTACGTCCACGTGGCCATCGACGATCACTCCCGGGTCGCCTTCAGCAGCGTCCACCCCAACGAACAGGCCGAAACCGCCTGCCAGGCGCTGCTGGGCGCTCTGCAGTACTACGCCAGCCTGGGAATC includes the following:
- a CDS encoding CS1 type fimbrial major subunit, with the protein product MHAILKKAALAAALATASLSAHALETKITVYADVDPTLALLRDDGTPLPDAVTLTHDPLRGLIPDTQRVRIHSNDETADIEARIDGAFVLANETGAVTVPMTISLNNRALSATAIEYKAADLFTGAGSTPGASISMPLTIAQTTPTPIATKGRYAGIVNVVLNQKATTP